From the genome of Zalophus californianus isolate mZalCal1 chromosome 5, mZalCal1.pri.v2, whole genome shotgun sequence:
AGGTTGGTACCAGGTTTTTTAAACTGGTACAACTCTTGTAAGATTTTGTACTCttcctggaaaacaaaacaaaaatccatatactaggaaaaaaaccaatttttttctcaatgatATGCTTTAAGTAAAAAATGGCTATGATATAAGAATATCTTAGATAATCCTTTAAAGATTAGTCTGTGAAAATCAGGGAAAATGTATAACTCAGATGTTATTGTAAACATTGTCATTGCTTTAGGGAACTCTATCCCGACAAGAATGTATGAAAATTAGCTATGGAAAAAGACTTGATATGAAAGATTTCTAATAATATTCTACATTCTAAATGGATACAAGGATCTAAACAGATTTTAGCTATGTATAGAAAATATACATGTCtttaatagcaacaacaaaaactctccATGTTCACTTTGGCGCCCTTTCCCTAGCCACTGAAGAGAACTCAGAAGTTCAAAGGCAATACTGGGGGCAGATACAATGAAGAATGATGCCTTCTAAGCACAGACTCTGCAGGAGAATGTCTCCCCTTTAGCATGCTAAATAGCCCCATTAGAGGTGGGTATATCTGGCCCCAATAATCCCTTTTAGGAGTACTGTTGGGAAGAGTTTATATGCAAGAGCTGAAGTTCATTAAGCACAATGTTGTGCCACTACCCTCATCATAATAATCCTAAGCATTGCGTGTGATTATTTTGATGTTATACTTGAAGAAACTGTGGGTCAGAAAGGTTATGTAACTAtcccaagatcatacagctaaTAAGCATAAGTAACAAACAGAACTTAACTTGCTCTGGACTGCTGCacatgctctttaaaaaaaaggacacaaaaatatcCACTTCCCGGGTTTCCTAATAGCACTGGAAAAGGAGTAACTGCCATTAAGTTCCTTGTATAACTTTGtagtaattttcattaaaaatatttgataagtatatttgtaaaataaattcctaaagtCAGTTTCTTCAGCTTTCAGACATGCCTATTCAAGTTTTCTGAATAGTTCTAAGGTCATTTCATGATTCTAAGAACTTATGGTTATAACTACTGGCTCCATGtacagaagcagaaagaaatggcAATTTTTCTCCCTTATTTGCAACTTGGGAGAGTACTCTAGGTTCCCCATTCTTGTTTCAGATTACACTAAATCCTCAAATcttacctattttttaatcaatacTTATTTAGAGGTCTTTGATAAATCACAATGGCTTCCGATACATATGCGATTTAGGATTGTAAAGTGCAATATCATTCTAATCAAACACTGAATTTAGGTagaaaaaagttaatttgaaTCCCAAAAAGAATAGACTTGAACAGCCCCCCAAATGTTAAAGCAGTTAGTGTCATAAAATGCACCCAGGAATTCTCACTTGGAGCATGAATTTATTGGTTTCTTAAATGTTCCATCTCAGATCTGTGCATGCTAATATTGTCTGGCTTTCTGCATTTAAGATCTGATGAGGTACCCTAAGGATCACAGGCCTGAATCATTAGCTACAAATAGTACACGTGTAATCAGGCACCTCATGGTCCAGTGAAAAATTTGTCACAGCACTTTATATATGTTGAATATCTCTGGAAAGATACACCAAGAAACTGGCCATGATGTTTGTTTCTGAGGTAACAAACTGAGGGAATGGGAGTGGGGTGAGAGTGACATTCTTTAATGCATACGCTTTCTTGTACTATGGGATTTTAGTTTTTTCAACTACCCATATACATATTACCCCaattaataaagatgaaataataaatactatctAGAGCAGGGATCAGCAACCACAACCTACAACTTGTTTTTGTATGGCCCTTGAGTTAAGAAAGGTACATacataattcaatttaaaaaataggtgcATATGATTTAAAAAGGTTTAACAACAAGGAACAATGTATGATAGAAATCATTTGGGACCCCCAATAAAGTAATTATATCTGGCTCTTTGCagaaagtttgctgatccctgatcTAGAGAAATGTCATACAATTCTCAAGATCTACAATTCAAAAATACCACATTTACCTGAGTGAACATTTCTTTGAAGGGATTcttgactgaaaaaaaatccaagtcaatatctaaaataaatgcaTCCCCTTTCTTCAAAATTTCCAGAATCTCCCCAGTGCTGACTGTAGTCTGACATTCTTGGCTTTCAGAAGAACATGAACATGATTGCTCTAGGCAGGTTTGGTCCCTCCTCTCTGTCACTGTGTCCTTTTCCAGTCCTTCTGAATAAGAGTCACACTTAGTAGAGGCAGTGTTTTCTGCATCTTCCAGTGCTAGCTTTGGCTTCTTAGCAGAAGACACtgcatctttttcttcttgattgtTACAGGGTTTATAAGGTTTTACCATAATTACATCCAATTGTAAAGGTTTTTGGTTCTCTAGCTGGTCTTCAGTTACATAAAGACCATCACTTAGAAAGTAATGATCTGTACTTGTAACCCTGGATTAGAGGAAAAAAACGATTTTAAAGACAAATGGACAAATGAGCTGACATTTCATATAGCATTTCCAAAGCACTGCAGAAATGTAACAAAGAACATATTTAACAAAAACTAAGAGTTCTCTCTACTTTTGTTAATTCCTGTTTTTCTACAGAAATAGTTTTCCCCCTAGTTTTAGCTGTGCATGTAACTGCCCAAAGTAGACTGGATTTCATAGCTGATCTTGCAGCGAGGTGTGGCTATTTGACTAAGTCCTGGACTAAGGCTGTGAGTGGAAGAGAAGCATATATAACCTTGCTCCCTTCTACCTGCTGACTGGTGCATGAACATGCAATTGGCAAGCCCACCTTGCGCTATGAGGACAAAGGCAATGCTCTGGAGATGaagcaaaaagataaaaggaacTGGGGTTTCCAAACCTGTAAACTGCCACATAGGCCCTGGACTGTGTGTGGTAAActctaataaaagaaagaaataaatgatccCCTTTCAGCTAGTGTTCTGAATCACTCTCATACCAGCAGCAACTTCATCCAAATAATCACTTAAGAGAAAAATTACATCTGGAAATAATTTCTCTTAATAAAAGCTCCCTCTGATATGTTTCAAAGCTTTGCCAAACTCTGTATAACCATGatattttaatatggaaaacaactttaaaatatcttatacACATGCAGAATGCATTTTACAAGTTACAGATTTCTGATTTTAGACACATCAGTATGTTCTTAGCTTTTCAACTATATTATGCCTTAGCAAGTACTTGGAATAGCAAAACTAAATGCTTCTTCCAGAGTCGGGCTCTATCCAATTCAAATAATGgttaatatttatttcctactCACCTTCCTCCAGCTATACagccttaaatttaaaaagctattaattttccaaaataagacTAATGACATAATACAGCTAATATCCAGGCTTATTATAAATTGTGCCATCCAAAGAATGACAAAGGCTGTATCCCCCAAcctaaattcattttcttctttaataaagGACTCTTCGCTTTGTTCATATCTGTATAAACACACGCATCTCAGACTGCATACCTGAGTATGTGTCTCTTCTGTAAACTTTTACTTGCAGGATTAAGTAAAATCACCAGATAATAAATTTTTCCTAATACTGTTATTATACATTGAGTTTCAAATGTCTGTTTCAGATTACTCAAAATTATCTGATTTTGCAGAAGCCTGTTAGTCAACTTAGGTCTACTCACTGAAGTACTCAATAAAAGCACTATCATTCTCTCACATATAccagtattatatataatatttattctaTGTGGAgccctacttatttatttagcataacatcctcaataaatataattttcatggATACACAACAAAGTTATTTGTGCAATTGATAAGAACACACAACAAAAATTAACAGTATCATTAAGgataaatcagaaataaaaagtatcactTTCAATGAGAAAGACTGTATTTCATTTCCAATGTATTACCATTTTATTCCACTCTCCTTCACCTTTGAGAAAGTTATGGTTTCACTGCTTAAAACATTCATCCCACCACAAAAGAATGTAGAAAGTCAAGAACACGATGATATTTCTAAAGATAATTATAGTATTGCAATATCCATAAAACATTGGTTAAAGAGCTTATATAACAAAAACAGCTGCACATGTAACTCAAGTCAAAGAATGCTGTAACTTAATTTAGATTATCTAAAGCTAATCTATTACTAAAACTAAAATCCCAAATCTACTTTTTAGTCATTggatttaccaaaaaaaaaaatccgaaatgaggtaattttgctttttcattgtCAATTGTTAAATTCAGCAGACAATAATTAGATTGTAAGGAAATAGTAAAATGTATCATTAGATAAATATATAAGGTACTTCATTTAATGGAATTAGTCATCAATGGAACCAGAATTCCAGAAGATGAAGATCATATTATTCAAAACCAACGTGACCAGCAACAAAATATAAATGGTATGTGAAGAAGGTCAGGGGACTTGAAAACTTGTTCCTGGTGTTTTGAGAACTCTTTAAAAGAGCTGAGGCTTAATCTGAGCCCATCTGCATGTAGACAACTTATCAGTTATTATGGGGattcaaaataagataaaagaagCATTCATTCCCTCTTATACTCATAAATATGAGGAAATTACCTGATTGTTGTGGTAGAAGTGTCTCTGCCTACTAAAAAGTGATGTTTGCCCTCTCTGATTTGCTGAGCCCATGTGGGATGAAGCCACAGCACATGAGAAAAATGGCCAGCATAAACTGCAGGCATAATCCAATTCTCAATACTTaattctctgaaaaagaaatagaaagcatggAAACTACTAGTGAGTGGCTTTTCCCAAATGTAATTTCACCCAGAACAAGAGTTTAACAATATTCCTGATGGCATTAAGGCATCATTTCCCCTTTTCATTGTattgacatttgcactgatggtGCAAAACAATGGTGGGTTGGTACCCTAAGATTAATGAAGGTGATGGCACCAACTCTACTAGTAGTCACTGTATTCTTCACTACCAAGCACCACTGCCCCCTCCCAAAGCCAGTTTCACGTAAAAAGgtccttcataattttattttatttttttaaagattttatttatttgagagagagaatgagagagagaaagcacatgagaggggggaggatcagagggagaagcagactccctgctaagcagggagcccgatgcgggactcgatccagggactccaggatcatgacctgagccgaaggtagtcgcttaaccaactgagccacccaggcaccaggtccttcataattttattaaacctTGATCCTgagtatacattttaaatattctgggTGGCAAAATGAGAAATGCACAAAAAGTACTTCTGCTACATACTTTGAAGTACAACGGTTGTCTCAAGGAAAAGCACTTGTGATTCAATTGGAAGCTGAACatcatatttcttcaaagaaagacTGATCAACATACAATGGTTATTCAGACTTGAATCTTAATTGTTGGATTCTACATTCGAACCAAGCTTTAAAAAACCACTACTTCTTAGTTTTGGTATGCTACTGAATATtcataattatctgaaaaggctatgaAAATActctttctaaattttcttcatttacttccACCAAAACAACATATGGCAACAGACTGAATGtggaagcagatatgagaatctagCTGTCTCCTATAAAGACAAATATCAAAGAGATGTGCAAAAACTTAAACACGGTTACTCTTCTTActatatttttttgctttagaaaatatatttttcataaaaatatatttatgctaACATATTGAAGtctattattttgaaatgaattaatattttaaacatttctcagttttaatttcaaatatggtAAATGTGAATAGATATAACCCACACTTAGAAAAATGCTCAGTAATTTTTAAGGGTGTACAGGAATTCTCAGACTAAAAAGTTTAAGAATTATTATTCTATGACTAACTGTACAGTCTGCATACTTGTTTCATAATTCTtttcaatttctaaaatataaaacctCTAAATATAAAAGAGAGTAACAACAATGGTAGAGCTACcacatttctttagaaattagTTCTCTAAAATGGAGTTCTGGAAAAAGTCAACTGAAAGAAATGTAGTAGGCTAAAGTTAATTCATGCTAGCatctatcttttaattttatattataaagaaaaattactgctatgtatgtaattttttacATTGTATGACTAGGCTACATCCTAACAAATGCATACATAAGGAGACAGTGGCAGAATTTCAGAGAACTTTATTACAGAAGAGAGTCTAGTAAgtctttatttagaaatatattatatatgaccCTTCTAGGGGAAAGTAGTACAAATTTAGACGTTGGAAGGACTCAATACTGGAAGGAAGGATATACAAATTAAAGATGTGTTGCTTATACAACCATTGAACAACGTGTTTAAACACATTTTCTTGAGCCTTAGTATTCAGACTTTtaaaggggagaggaagggagaactgGCTTAGGTAACTTCTAAAGTCTCTTCTACTTCTAAAATTCTATATTCTAAAGCTGAGGTTGGCAAACATTGGCTAAGCCACtcgtttttgtaaataaagttttattggaacatagccacagCTATTTGTTACACAATGTCCATGGTTGCTTTCCTACTATAAGGGCAGAGAtaagtagttgcaacagagaccatatggtgaGCAAACTtaagatatttactatctggctcttgaAGAAAAAATCTGTCAACACTtgctctaaataaaataaaaaaggcaaacaaaacaaaaacaaaactcatgagCTCAGCAAAGTCTATTTCCCTTGTTTATCATGTACTGCAAATTGTATTTCAAACACATAAAAGATCATtaagagggatgcctggctggctcagttggtggagcatgtggctcttggtttcagggtcttgagtttgagccccccatcgggggcagagtctacttaaaaaaaaaaaatcattaacaaaaaCCACGTATTACCCGAAAAGTGTTTCCTTGTCAAACACTGTGTCAGCTGGCATATTCACAGGAATAAGGAGGTCTGGGTGTGAATCAAAATGCACAAAACTTATGTTACTGGCAGGAAGATGCTTTGAGCCAATGGCCCGGTATATGTAAGGCAGGACCTGtaaaaaacacatgcacacatttggAATTAGCACTGCAATCATAAGCATATACTCAGCTGCAGCCTGAAAAACAATGCTTAACATAACTACACATAATTTGAAGCACACCGAGTTgctaaaaagtaggaaaatataaaatttgttcaCTGTAGATGGGTTTAGATAGCGTTCccaagctttattttttcctcagaagTTCCAGCTTGCACCTCCAAAGGCTTTAATGGGTGTCTCTTGCTGCCATCTTGCCCCATCACAAACTCAAAAGATAATGTGGGTAAACAGACAAGGATTGGCCCTTAGGAAAAAACTGGTAGTTAATACACATTGCGGCATAAGGATGTGTTCAAGCTACCTTGGGTCTTCTGGCCTTTTCCACACCTTAGGATGATGGAGCTAGGCTAGGCGGTCTCTAAGGGTCCTATTCTGTTACAGTCCCTGTAGTTCTAGGTTTAATACTGAATTTGAAAGCACCGCTTAACCCGCCCTTGTGCTTTTTCTCAGGCCCATACACACTATCTCTTGGTCCTGGGAAACTCAACTTCCTTTCTCCATCCATAAATCCGGAATCATCCTCTCCCCCTTTCATAACCAGAGAGCTTCCAAGgcctgttaattaaaaaaaaaaaaaaaaaaaaaagtctcgaATCCATGGGCCTCCCTTCCAGAAGACTAGATTAAGGCACCGTTTTAGCTACTCCAAAGCAGCACTGccataaaaaagggaaatatctTTCGTGTTTATAAAAGCAGGGCTCGGTGTAAAAAGAATTCTGTACACACTAAGCACACAATACCAACAGCCCTAGGAGTGCTACGATGACAGTCCCTCTATCACAGATGGCAGCCCACGTTCCTTACAAAAAGCTTCCCACCTACACACAGCCGTGCCGTGATGGAGACGCCGGGGAAAGCTGGCAGCCTGCGTTAACCGGCAGGTTAAGGACACGGGGTTCTGCAGTGAGAAAAGCTCAGGTTCGAATCCCGACGCCGCCAGCTGTTGGTGTGGGATTCTGGGCAAACCGTGAAGGTTAAATGAGCTGCCCGACGCATAGTAAGCGATTCAATAAACGTCAGCGCCTAGTCTCCCAAGTTAGTCGTTTCGGTGCTTTTCCACCACAGCAATGGAACTCGCGCGGGTAACaaattctgcttctctctggccTTGGATGCCGAGGCTCCGCAACCTCCTTGGCCCTCGCGCGATATTGCCCCAGGACCAAGCAGCCGCCAGCTCACCTCCTGGTGATCCTCCACGACCCACACTGGGAGCTTGGGGTAGCGCCGGAGGCGACCGCGCTCTCCCACAGCGTCGCCCATGCTTTTCCCGCGCCGGAGCATCCCAGCGAGCCGCAATCGCGAGGCTAGGAGCCCGGACCGCCGGAGCTGcagccccacagcccctcccGGGTGGAAACGCGCGCTCACCCGGTTGCGGTTTCTCATTGGAAGATATAGAGGGCAGGGGGCGGGCGCCGGGGCGCTCTACGAAGGCTATTGGCTTTTCTGCCCATCGCTCTCGTTGACGCGCCAATCACCGAGCACAAGGCGCTGTGGCCCGCCCAAGAGCTTTCCCTGTCGCGGTCCAGCTTTCTCaggtttgctttttaatttcctcGGTTTCCTGTTCCGGAGGCGCGGGTGGCGCTATGGTCTTGGCGGCTGCAGAATAAGCCTGACTTTGCTTTGACGGCAACCTCGCGGCCCGAGAGCCTTTTGTAGGTAAAAGGGGCAACTTGGGGGTGTTGGAAGAGGGAGCCTTTCCGAGTGTCCGGTTTAAAC
Proteins encoded in this window:
- the C5H5orf22 gene encoding UPF0489 protein C5orf22 homolog isoform X5: MLRRGKSMGDAVGERGRLRRYPKLPVWVVEDHQEVLPYIYRAIGSKHLPASNISFVHFDSHPDLLIPVNMPADTVFDKETLFGELSIENWIMPAVYAGHFSHVLWLHPTWAQQIREGKHHFLVGRDTSTTTIRVTSTDHYFLSDGLYVTEDQLENQKPLQLDVIMVKPYKPCNNQEEKDAVSSAKKPKLALEDAENTASTKCDSYSEGLEKDTVTERRDQTCLEQSCSCSSESQECQTTVSTGEILEILKKGDAFILDIDLDFFSVKNPFKEMFTQEEYKILQELYQFKKPGTNLTEEDLVDCVDTRIHQLEDLEAAFADLCDGDDEETIQKWASNPGMESLIPLVQSLKKRMEVPDYEMESVNELFFLNEKT
- the C5H5orf22 gene encoding UPF0489 protein C5orf22 homolog isoform X2, which gives rise to MLRRGKSMGDAVGERGRLRRYPKLPVWVVEDHQEVLPYIYRAIGSKHLPASNISFVHFDSHPDLLIPVNMPADTVFDKETLFGELSIENWIMPAVYAGHFSHVLWLHPTWAQQIREGKHHFLVGRDTSTTTIRVTSTDHYFLSDGLYVTEDQLENQKPLQLDVIMVKPYKPCNNQEEKDAVSSAKKPKLALEDAENTASTKCDSYSEGLEKDTVTERRDQTCLEQSCSCSSESQECQTTVSTGEILEILKKGDAFILDIDLDFFSVKNPFKEMFTQEEYKILQELYQFKKPGTNLTEEDLVDCVDTRIHQLEDLEAAFADLCDGDDEETIQKWASNPGMESLIPLVQSLKKRMEVPDYEMVHQAGLTCDYSELPHHISTEQEIEYLIQSVYYLLKNLPKPTLVTIASDGWETTYSSYCLIFEVGDTVQMNTRIPICVSPKDYLAAAMFQI
- the C5H5orf22 gene encoding UPF0489 protein C5orf22 homolog isoform X3, with the protein product MLRRGKSMGDAVGERGRLRRYPKLPVWVVEDHQEVLPYIYRAIGSKHLPASNISFVHFDSHPDLLIPVNMPADTVFDKETLFGELSIENWIMPAVYAGHFSHVLWLHPTWAQQIREGKHHFLVGRDTSTTTIRVTSTDHYFLSDGLYVTEDQLENQKPLQLDVIMVKPYKPCNNQEEKDAVSSAKKPKLALEDAENTASTKCDSYSEGLEKDTVTERRDQTCLEQSCSCSSESQECQTTVSTGEILEILKKGDAFILDIDLDFFSVKNPFKEMFTQEEYKILQELYQFKKPGTNLTEEDLVDCVDTRIHQLEDLEAAFADLCDGDDEETIQKWASNPGYPAVKLLDHMVFLFLIFCGTSILFSQWLHQFTLLPAVHQSSLFSISSSTLVISCLILAIVTGVRSFLTVVLVYISLMISDVKSLK
- the C5H5orf22 gene encoding UPF0489 protein C5orf22 homolog isoform X1, which codes for MLRRGKSMGDAVGERGRLRRYPKLPVWVVEDHQEVLPYIYRAIGSKHLPASNISFVHFDSHPDLLIPVNMPADTVFDKETLFGELSIENWIMPAVYAGHFSHVLWLHPTWAQQIREGKHHFLVGRDTSTTTIRVTSTDHYFLSDGLYVTEDQLENQKPLQLDVIMVKPYKPCNNQEEKDAVSSAKKPKLALEDAENTASTKCDSYSEGLEKDTVTERRDQTCLEQSCSCSSESQECQTTVSTGEILEILKKGDAFILDIDLDFFSVKNPFKEMFTQEEYKILQELYQFKKPGTNLTEEDLVDCVDTRIHQLEDLEAAFADLCDGDDEETIQKWASNPGMESLIPLVQSLKKRMEVPDYEMVHQAGLTCDYSELPHHISTEQEIEYLIQSVYYLLKNLPKPTLVTIARSSLDDYCPSEQVDTIQEKVLNVLCSLYGAVDIQLVYLAECSPS
- the C5H5orf22 gene encoding UPF0489 protein C5orf22 homolog isoform X4, with the translated sequence MLRRGKSMGDAVGERGRLRRYPKLPVWVVEDHQEVLPYIYRAIGSKHLPASNISFVHFDSHPDLLIPVNMPADTVFDKETLFGVTSTDHYFLSDGLYVTEDQLENQKPLQLDVIMVKPYKPCNNQEEKDAVSSAKKPKLALEDAENTASTKCDSYSEGLEKDTVTERRDQTCLEQSCSCSSESQECQTTVSTGEILEILKKGDAFILDIDLDFFSVKNPFKEMFTQEEYKILQELYQFKKPGTNLTEEDLVDCVDTRIHQLEDLEAAFADLCDGDDEETIQKWASNPGMESLIPLVQSLKKRMEVPDYEMVHQAGLTCDYSELPHHISTEQEIEYLIQSVYYLLKNLPKPTLVTIARSSLDDYCPSEQVDTIQEKVLNVLCSLYGAVDIQLVYLAECSPS